A genomic window from Erythrobacter sp. BLCC-B19 includes:
- the zorA gene encoding anti-phage ZorAB system protein ZorA, which produces MSGILEQLLDAILGLLNFVYGERWVVPFVFVPGMFAIALFVRHRARASVIPFLAAARERVDALQAALGDDKDPEAERRSFSENYIRVASAMAADQIGAHHLVQAWREFQESMVDETASPVRNTNRPSAFFNRSAPKLTVLHFASNIFVGAGLILTFLGLIVALNTAAQNMGADVAAAQGSLRDLLTVAGAKFFTSVAGLGASIWLRFTEYNLSKRIRRELDLICELLERGLLYVSPQRLAVEQLEVMREQRDQLKFFNTDVALQLSERIGVQFTQAIAPVAASLSQLNDNMTSVTQGIGAGAREAIEKVSGEQLRGLSDTLGELRSKLDTIGQSVGNSGADAANQIRLAGEDFAKAASDIRDAFDRLTAQVDGMGTRMTEQSDAAQAAQQAALADILAGIEDAQGRSTAMLTTMLSTLQNAGAEAAGTLRQEVEKTLKTGVEASGETFRKAIEASSGELRETTQKLSAAVGEAAQQVERASVGFGQSSDRAAQTAEAMRSITDSARTVASSMTDAAQGFASAAGPVAEAARSIDQATRRVADTVESDRAAAVAAIGEMRSLAEAIRTTQQSAEAAWNDYRARFEGVDRALSVATEKLAETLGDSLTEFRKFAQETDREMAAAVGRLSNTLTQIEEYAESLDDFVELTRNMPEPAE; this is translated from the coding sequence ATGAGCGGAATCCTCGAGCAACTTCTCGATGCGATCTTGGGCCTCCTGAACTTCGTCTATGGCGAGCGCTGGGTCGTGCCCTTCGTCTTCGTGCCAGGCATGTTTGCCATTGCGCTCTTTGTGCGGCACCGGGCGCGAGCGAGTGTTATCCCCTTCCTCGCGGCTGCCCGAGAACGCGTTGACGCACTGCAGGCAGCTCTGGGTGACGATAAAGACCCTGAGGCCGAGAGGCGCTCTTTTTCCGAAAATTACATTCGGGTCGCAAGTGCGATGGCAGCTGACCAGATAGGCGCCCATCATCTTGTGCAGGCATGGCGCGAATTCCAGGAGTCGATGGTCGATGAAACCGCTTCGCCAGTGCGGAACACCAATCGTCCCAGCGCATTCTTTAACCGGTCAGCCCCAAAGCTGACGGTCCTTCACTTCGCCTCAAACATTTTTGTCGGCGCGGGGCTCATCCTTACGTTTCTCGGTTTGATCGTCGCGCTGAACACTGCAGCGCAAAACATGGGGGCAGATGTCGCCGCTGCACAAGGGTCGCTCAGAGACCTCTTGACCGTCGCGGGCGCAAAGTTCTTCACTTCCGTGGCGGGTCTTGGCGCATCCATCTGGCTACGCTTCACAGAATACAACCTCAGCAAGAGGATCCGCCGAGAGCTGGATTTGATCTGCGAGCTGCTCGAGCGCGGGTTGCTCTATGTGTCGCCGCAAAGGTTGGCTGTTGAGCAGCTTGAGGTCATGCGCGAACAACGCGACCAGCTGAAATTCTTCAACACCGATGTAGCTCTACAACTTTCGGAACGTATCGGCGTCCAGTTCACCCAAGCGATTGCCCCAGTTGCTGCCTCACTTAGTCAACTGAATGACAATATGACGTCTGTCACTCAGGGGATCGGTGCGGGTGCCCGCGAAGCGATTGAAAAGGTCAGTGGAGAACAGTTGCGGGGCCTTAGCGACACACTGGGCGAGCTGCGCAGCAAGCTTGATACCATCGGCCAATCGGTCGGCAACAGCGGGGCTGACGCTGCCAACCAAATCCGACTTGCGGGGGAGGATTTCGCTAAGGCTGCCTCCGATATCCGTGATGCTTTTGATCGCCTCACAGCACAGGTTGACGGGATGGGAACCCGCATGACCGAACAAAGCGATGCGGCGCAGGCCGCTCAGCAAGCGGCGCTTGCGGATATCTTGGCTGGCATCGAAGATGCCCAAGGCCGCTCAACCGCAATGCTGACGACGATGCTTTCTACATTACAAAATGCGGGAGCCGAGGCTGCTGGAACCCTTCGGCAGGAAGTGGAAAAGACTCTCAAGACGGGCGTGGAAGCAAGCGGCGAAACCTTCCGCAAGGCGATCGAGGCCTCAAGCGGAGAGCTACGAGAGACCACCCAGAAACTTAGCGCGGCAGTGGGCGAGGCTGCGCAGCAGGTCGAGCGTGCAAGTGTTGGCTTCGGTCAGTCAAGCGACAGGGCAGCCCAGACAGCCGAAGCGATGCGCAGTATCACCGATAGCGCAAGGACGGTGGCAAGCTCCATGACCGACGCGGCGCAAGGGTTCGCTAGCGCTGCAGGGCCGGTCGCCGAGGCCGCACGTTCGATTGATCAAGCTACGCGGCGAGTTGCTGATACGGTTGAGTCAGACCGAGCGGCAGCGGTGGCGGCAATCGGTGAGATGAGGTCACTAGCGGAAGCAATCCGCACCACCCAGCAATCTGCCGAAGCGGCTTGGAATGATTATCGCGCCCGTTTCGAGGGTGTCGATCGCGCTCTCTCTGTAGCTACCGAAAAGCTTGCTGAGACCCTTGGCGACAGCCTGACAGAGTTCCGGAAGTTCGCACAGGAAACGGACCGAGAAATGGCGGCAGCAGTAGGCCGGCTGAGCAATACCCTCACGCAGATCGAAGAGTATGCTGAATCCCTTGACGATTTCGTTGAGCTGACGCGGAACATGCCGGAGCCAGCTGAATGA
- a CDS encoding OmpA/MotB family protein, whose protein sequence is MILEEVHEQLADEENYFVSMTDLMVGLVFIFIILLMYFALQFQEETKKLTESDKTRSEILEQLQETLKARNVEVIIDRDNGVLRLPDSILFDSGQSQIKTDGREKVSALADALRDVLPCYSQGLNRDSRCPESNHLIESVYVEGHTDSDPYGGSGTLRDNWDLSVVRATNTFRALLEFEPELIDLCAPKHGRCEPILSVSGYGEMRPVPNSQGDEEQRKRQNRRIDLRLIMMAPDDGKAKQSLEDRLKKR, encoded by the coding sequence ATGATCTTGGAGGAAGTCCACGAGCAACTGGCTGACGAGGAGAACTATTTCGTCTCCATGACCGATCTAATGGTCGGTCTGGTTTTCATATTCATCATCCTCCTGATGTATTTTGCTCTTCAATTTCAAGAGGAAACAAAGAAGCTGACCGAATCCGACAAGACAAGGAGCGAAATCTTAGAGCAGTTGCAGGAGACGCTAAAGGCAAGAAACGTGGAGGTGATCATTGATCGCGACAATGGTGTCCTCCGCTTGCCTGACTCGATTCTTTTTGACAGTGGGCAAAGCCAGATCAAGACTGACGGTAGGGAGAAAGTCAGTGCTCTTGCAGATGCGCTTCGCGACGTCCTTCCTTGCTATAGCCAAGGGTTGAACCGCGACAGCCGGTGCCCAGAGAGCAACCATCTAATCGAGTCAGTCTACGTGGAGGGGCACACAGATAGTGATCCCTACGGAGGTTCCGGCACGCTTCGAGACAATTGGGACTTATCCGTAGTCCGTGCGACGAATACGTTCCGGGCATTGCTTGAGTTCGAACCGGAACTCATTGACCTATGCGCTCCCAAGCATGGCCGCTGCGAACCAATATTGAGCGTTAGCGGATATGGTGAAATGCGGCCAGTTCCCAACTCACAGGGAGACGAGGAGCAAAGAAAGCGGCAAAATCGCCGCATCGACCTGCGCCTGATCATGATGGCGCCCGACGACGGTAAAGCAAAGCAATCGCTTGAGGACAGGCTTAAGAAGCGATGA
- a CDS encoding EH signature domain-containing protein encodes MSHLANLVADPKLLSARLRVGATQPEKLRRSVAKISQNGTSDLGEVEQIGELQQRLIGWAKAPPLPPLARRDLRNGCRTVLHPPHPLAEDDTVIDRLLGEVERNRRRAAFFAVIDAYLDGFDRDSSAVVSLARRLQALAAGWPWRDNDNWPDRITEFALLDPARSPEVLARRILASGDKPFDVLRTAGLDTAGRRFGGLVEAAFRFACNLVKKMKGQDAVSGQRILIEWARNEAGDFGYQRAWPDFVQASLIPWQIEEPSEAHKSALLGMLERFGGGDPRAVPGRWRTIMDEAPGAYAVLMRWLTRASVLQFLDIVDRLMPDYASKLMWSYRRAFWMSYLLSDGSTPGIDAAWVAFGDDGASLARKVARETGDKSFTAFGKQFDKSPQHAALILRIGDLTIVDWSHNAKFQVWQRQHKGHPELFRSAYRYGELYSAPIQGSHSSPRTFTWQKNLAKIIEGRNFFSPKPSWRPSGV; translated from the coding sequence ATGAGCCACCTTGCCAACCTAGTCGCTGACCCAAAGCTGCTATCTGCAAGGTTGCGCGTAGGCGCAACTCAACCAGAAAAGTTGCGGCGCAGCGTCGCGAAAATCTCACAAAATGGGACCTCCGATTTGGGCGAAGTCGAGCAGATAGGCGAACTCCAGCAACGCCTTATTGGATGGGCAAAGGCCCCCCCTCTTCCGCCCTTGGCCCGAAGAGACCTCCGTAATGGATGCCGGACTGTGCTGCATCCCCCACACCCGCTAGCTGAGGATGATACCGTCATTGATCGATTGCTGGGTGAAGTGGAGCGGAACCGACGCCGGGCCGCCTTCTTTGCGGTGATTGATGCCTATCTCGACGGGTTCGACCGCGACAGCTCGGCAGTTGTTTCGCTCGCCCGCCGCCTTCAAGCTCTTGCCGCTGGATGGCCTTGGCGTGACAACGACAACTGGCCAGATAGGATTACGGAGTTCGCGCTCCTCGATCCCGCTCGTTCGCCCGAAGTTCTCGCGCGGCGCATCCTTGCAAGCGGAGACAAACCTTTTGATGTTTTGCGAACTGCCGGACTCGACACGGCAGGGCGTCGTTTCGGCGGTCTGGTCGAAGCTGCATTTCGGTTCGCCTGCAACCTTGTGAAGAAGATGAAGGGGCAGGATGCGGTGTCAGGGCAGCGTATCCTGATTGAGTGGGCGCGCAACGAGGCAGGCGATTTCGGTTATCAACGGGCATGGCCTGATTTTGTGCAGGCCAGCTTGATCCCTTGGCAAATCGAGGAGCCAAGCGAGGCCCATAAATCGGCACTACTTGGTATGCTGGAGCGCTTCGGTGGCGGAGATCCGCGTGCAGTGCCGGGCCGCTGGCGCACGATAATGGATGAAGCGCCGGGCGCATACGCCGTGTTAATGCGCTGGCTTACGCGGGCGTCAGTCCTTCAGTTCCTCGACATAGTCGATCGTCTCATGCCTGACTACGCCTCCAAACTTATGTGGTCATACCGCCGCGCCTTTTGGATGTCTTATCTGCTTAGCGACGGTTCAACTCCGGGCATCGATGCAGCGTGGGTCGCCTTTGGCGATGACGGAGCCAGTTTGGCCCGCAAGGTTGCCAGAGAGACCGGAGATAAGTCATTCACGGCGTTTGGGAAACAGTTCGACAAATCCCCCCAGCACGCCGCATTGATCCTGCGGATTGGGGACCTCACAATCGTGGATTGGAGCCACAACGCGAAATTCCAAGTTTGGCAAAGGCAGCATAAGGGCCATCCGGAGCTTTTCAGAAGCGCTTATCGCTATGGCGAGCTCTACAGCGCTCCAATCCAAGGAAGCCATTCATCACCGCGCACGTTCACGTGGCAGAAGAACCTCGCCAAGATAATCGAGGGGAGGAACTTCTTTTCTCCGAAGCCATCGTGGAGGCCATCGGGTGTTTAA
- a CDS encoding DEAD/DEAH box helicase produces the protein MFKNPFRKEDQPGFAWQEDGDDLIITLNRGKTRVPLSDWVRLRPDVAATLVSLQATHEGDEEGSAGVLLKEDHLRLQPGAVASLNASTAALIGLPAPTPLALDLSPQNRIDQDEFRLNVRWVRPGGQPVRSQLRGALLWTDTGPRRVPEPLWSLHNAAEPLTRSLQRSDRFEALAKLREHWPDDPQLPIESDSYLKDLRVHYAASLSLKLKALTPDRTDFDPVLFSARSVSVAMDEGVGLDEEADSILSPSAQRLFASDRFRRESGARPVYVLRNGEYLFIDPSLRPALDVVRKLQDAPEAQRRAFVLNPRKVMRETLGEDESEAIGLENLFIETEQFSARVAGVDVWRAPVLPWIVQSQKNSWIPERFGLRIGEDYFSLPVENISEVARRLEDAANANLPDVNVEGLLESATENGLPPPKKLPVNDQSRDALASLAAFVSKGDVTDDSQASADDADWNAATQGKLFLVVRDNFEEVDYAPAGLTRELGSQPTRSIEAPGLLRSTLKSHQIEGLTWLAQSCLAGRPGALLADDMGLGKTIQAIAFMAWLQAEAASGRRSRAPFLIVAPTGLLGTWRTEIEKHLHEPHLGPLVPAFGGNLKLLRDEDSFAARDIETGKASLDAANWRDAGVVLTTYETLRDYHFSFARTRFGLIIYDEIQKLKNPGSQMTRAAKALNSEFTLGMTGTPVENRLQDLWSIMDVVAPGFLGASRDFEKRHPSDDNEALARLKAQLTDAVLGRPPYMLRRMKGEVLDGMPTKTVHVLEQEMPPIQAAAYRDLVIRAAAAGAAGNLGKGGMLTTLANMRGVSLHPVDPRYAPDDLDAYAEDSARLAQALLILEKVAAAKEKALIFVEDLAMQDRLASLIANRFGLSSRPSRINGTVPGPKRQALVEAFQSRRGTFDVMILSPKAGGVGLTLTAANHVIHLSRWWNPAVEDQATDRVFRIGQTRDVHVYLPIAVHPDPDLAPSSFDLRLNALIERKRKLTRDLFFPPDASDGELGDLFREVSLEREILQENQEPSRIEPSASDKEASKQEQPNSFDPTPSENVTDNSEQESFAPRDAKAEPDNDQEDAGPRQTEADDRVEPRRVLSLPNALADAQIRLWRRAPGEPRPTDEILALFAGRHIAQVTIRDPYAIATHSARSSQIAFLQSLKSVAGTVESVVIEYAPEVEGDVDEVACRREFGSSYSTSFAGAAPRLALARRSKRSRDDDFHDRFIEVDVRHAGGAVKRHELTIGRGIEALYNDRRQCTVTYAPPGAG, from the coding sequence GTGTTTAAGAACCCCTTTCGTAAGGAAGATCAGCCAGGCTTCGCCTGGCAGGAAGACGGCGACGACCTCATAATCACCCTCAATCGCGGGAAGACGAGGGTGCCCTTGTCTGATTGGGTTCGTCTTCGTCCTGATGTTGCAGCAACTTTAGTTTCGTTGCAGGCGACACATGAGGGCGATGAAGAAGGCTCGGCTGGAGTTCTGCTAAAGGAAGATCATCTGAGATTGCAGCCCGGTGCTGTTGCCTCCCTCAACGCAAGCACTGCTGCGCTTATTGGCCTTCCTGCCCCGACACCCCTCGCCCTTGATTTGTCGCCGCAAAACCGGATCGACCAGGACGAGTTTCGTCTCAACGTAAGATGGGTTCGTCCAGGAGGGCAACCAGTTCGATCGCAGCTGCGAGGCGCGCTGCTCTGGACTGACACTGGACCACGGCGAGTGCCGGAGCCGCTTTGGTCGCTGCATAACGCAGCCGAGCCGCTGACACGGTCGCTACAGCGTTCCGATCGTTTCGAGGCGCTCGCAAAGCTGCGGGAGCACTGGCCCGACGATCCGCAGCTTCCCATCGAGAGCGATTCCTATCTCAAAGACCTTCGGGTCCACTATGCAGCCAGCCTGTCGCTCAAGCTTAAGGCGTTAACTCCCGATCGCACTGATTTCGATCCAGTCCTCTTTAGTGCAAGATCAGTCTCAGTTGCGATGGATGAGGGGGTAGGGCTCGATGAGGAAGCTGACAGCATCCTCTCACCTTCGGCCCAGAGGCTCTTTGCGAGTGACAGATTCCGTCGTGAGTCGGGCGCGCGACCCGTTTACGTCCTTAGGAACGGCGAATATCTGTTCATTGACCCGTCTCTGCGCCCAGCCCTAGATGTGGTGCGCAAGCTTCAGGACGCGCCTGAGGCACAACGCCGGGCCTTCGTTCTCAATCCGCGCAAAGTCATGCGCGAAACACTCGGGGAAGACGAGTCTGAGGCAATTGGCCTCGAGAACCTGTTCATCGAGACAGAACAGTTCTCGGCGCGGGTTGCTGGCGTTGATGTATGGCGTGCTCCGGTCTTGCCATGGATCGTCCAGTCACAAAAAAACAGCTGGATACCGGAGCGGTTCGGGCTGCGTATCGGAGAGGACTATTTCTCCCTACCCGTTGAGAACATTTCGGAAGTCGCCCGACGTCTCGAGGATGCTGCAAACGCCAATCTGCCCGATGTCAACGTCGAGGGATTGTTAGAATCCGCGACCGAAAATGGGCTCCCGCCGCCCAAAAAACTTCCTGTCAATGATCAGAGCCGCGATGCACTGGCGAGTCTAGCAGCCTTCGTCAGTAAGGGCGACGTTACCGATGACTCCCAAGCGAGTGCCGACGACGCAGATTGGAACGCGGCGACGCAAGGCAAGCTATTTCTCGTCGTTCGCGACAATTTCGAAGAGGTCGACTACGCGCCGGCAGGTTTGACCCGGGAATTGGGCAGCCAACCTACTCGTTCGATTGAAGCTCCCGGTTTGCTTCGGTCGACGCTCAAATCGCACCAGATTGAAGGCCTGACGTGGCTGGCACAGAGCTGCCTCGCAGGCAGGCCAGGTGCATTGCTTGCCGATGATATGGGGCTTGGGAAAACCATACAGGCCATCGCCTTCATGGCATGGCTACAGGCTGAAGCGGCGTCTGGAAGGAGGTCTCGCGCGCCCTTCCTAATTGTGGCCCCGACCGGTCTTCTGGGGACTTGGCGCACGGAAATAGAAAAGCATCTTCACGAGCCTCATCTGGGCCCGCTGGTTCCAGCTTTTGGTGGCAACCTCAAGCTTCTGAGAGACGAAGATAGCTTCGCCGCACGCGATATCGAGACGGGCAAGGCTTCCCTCGATGCTGCGAATTGGCGCGACGCAGGCGTGGTCCTGACAACCTATGAGACACTGCGCGACTATCACTTCAGTTTCGCCCGCACACGGTTCGGGCTGATCATTTACGATGAGATTCAGAAGCTCAAGAACCCGGGCAGTCAGATGACACGCGCTGCCAAGGCGCTCAATTCCGAATTCACTCTCGGAATGACGGGCACGCCCGTCGAAAACCGCCTTCAGGATTTGTGGTCGATTATGGACGTCGTGGCACCAGGGTTTCTCGGTGCCAGTCGGGATTTCGAAAAAAGACATCCATCCGACGACAACGAAGCGCTTGCCAGGCTGAAAGCGCAGCTGACCGATGCTGTCCTTGGCCGTCCGCCTTACATGCTGCGCCGCATGAAGGGGGAGGTGCTCGACGGAATGCCGACGAAAACCGTGCATGTTCTCGAGCAGGAAATGCCGCCCATACAGGCCGCAGCTTACCGGGACCTCGTGATACGTGCGGCCGCTGCTGGTGCGGCGGGCAACCTCGGCAAGGGTGGGATGCTGACCACGCTAGCGAACATGCGTGGCGTATCACTCCATCCCGTCGACCCCCGATATGCACCAGATGATCTCGATGCTTATGCGGAGGACTCGGCCCGGCTCGCTCAGGCACTCTTGATCCTAGAAAAAGTCGCCGCAGCAAAAGAGAAAGCACTTATCTTTGTCGAAGACCTCGCCATGCAGGATAGGTTGGCCAGCCTTATAGCCAACCGATTTGGACTGTCATCTCGCCCTTCACGGATCAATGGCACGGTTCCAGGCCCCAAGCGCCAGGCGCTGGTCGAAGCGTTCCAGTCGCGCCGCGGCACATTCGACGTGATGATCCTGTCTCCCAAGGCAGGCGGGGTAGGTCTTACGCTCACTGCGGCGAACCACGTCATACATCTCTCGCGCTGGTGGAACCCTGCGGTAGAGGATCAAGCGACCGATCGTGTGTTTCGGATCGGTCAAACACGTGATGTGCACGTCTATCTGCCTATCGCAGTGCACCCTGACCCGGATCTTGCACCGTCGAGTTTTGACCTGCGTCTCAACGCGCTCATTGAGCGCAAGCGCAAACTCACCCGAGATCTGTTCTTTCCGCCTGACGCCAGCGATGGTGAGCTGGGCGACCTGTTCCGCGAGGTCTCACTTGAGCGTGAGATCCTCCAAGAAAATCAAGAGCCGAGTCGGATCGAGCCCTCGGCATCTGATAAGGAAGCATCGAAGCAGGAGCAGCCGAACTCCTTTGATCCGACGCCGAGCGAAAACGTAACCGACAACTCAGAACAAGAAAGTTTCGCCCCACGCGATGCAAAGGCTGAGCCGGACAATGATCAAGAAGACGCTGGGCCGCGACAGACTGAGGCTGATGACAGGGTAGAGCCGAGACGTGTCCTGTCATTGCCCAATGCCCTCGCCGATGCCCAGATAAGGCTCTGGCGCAGAGCCCCAGGGGAACCGAGACCAACCGACGAAATTCTGGCGCTATTTGCTGGTCGCCATATCGCTCAAGTCACTATCCGTGATCCATATGCGATTGCCACCCATTCCGCTCGTAGTTCGCAGATAGCGTTCTTGCAGTCCCTCAAGTCGGTGGCGGGCACGGTTGAGAGCGTCGTGATTGAGTATGCGCCTGAGGTTGAAGGTGATGTCGATGAAGTAGCTTGCCGCCGCGAATTTGGCTCCAGCTATTCAACTAGCTTCGCCGGCGCGGCACCTCGCCTGGCACTGGCGCGTCGCAGCAAGAGGTCTAGGGATGATGATTTCCACGATCGCTTCATCGAAGTGGACGTTCGTCACGCGGGAGGTGCGGTCAAACGCCATGAACTGACGATAGGCAGGGGCATCGAAGCGCTCTACAATGACCGCAGGCAATGCACGGTGACTTACGCTCCTCCGGGTGCCGGCTGA
- a CDS encoding type I restriction endonuclease subunit R, which yields MSLHKEISFENEICDYLGAAGWIYEDGAAVRYDRGRALFPEDLREWLKETQPKVWEALEKAHGAAALDVLGDRLRKQLDDRGTLDVLRHGLELIGVRGLVSLAQFAPASGMNPEIVARYQANRVRVIRQLRYSRANENSIDLGLFLNGIPVSTAELKTDFTQSIGDAIDQYKFDRNPKNEPLLTFARGALVHFAVSNREIMMTTKLEGGKTRFLPFNQGTDGGAGNPVSQTGHSTAYLWEEVWQRDSWLELIGRYMIAKRDKKKQISAVIFPRYHQLDATRKLRQQVRAEGAGGRFLIQHSAGSGKTNSIAWSAHFLADLHDEADQKIFSSVIVVSDRNVIDAQLQEALFEFERTKGVVATITSDSGSKSAALADALDAGKKIIVCTMQTFPFALEAVRDRAATDGKKFAVIADEAHSSQAGETASKLKAVLSPEEVAELGDGGEISAEDVLAAQMTARAADDGVTYVAFTATPKTKTMELFGRKPNPTAPAGETNKPAPFHVYSMRQAIEEGFILDVLKNYTPYSLAFKLASESEEWDELEVERSAAVKGIMRWVRLHPYNIAQKVQIVVEHFRENVAPLLDGQAKAMVVLGSRLEAVRWQIAVESYIKSQGYRMRTLVAFSGEVNDPDHKGETFTEASASLNPGLNGRDIRAAFNDDDCKLLLVANKFQTGFDQPLLCGMYVDRRLAGIQAVQTLSRLNRAHPGKDTTYILDFVNSSEEILAAFRQYYETAEIEAATDPNLVYDLRQKLDGQGYYDQFEVDRLVAVELDPTATQGQLIAAIEPIAQRMLTLFNNARDRHKAATERKDMSAAGEAKEEMDALLQARGDMAAFIRIYAFLSQIFDYGSTEIEKRNLFFKRLVPLLQFGRERETVDLSGVKLTHHSLKDQGSRQLHLSDDKVPLPAITGVGSGSVQEKEKALLAEIIAKVNDLFEGELTDGDQLVYVNNVIKGKLLESEELRAQAINNSKAQFANSPTLAEELVNAIIDAMTAHETMSRQALNSAKVREGLRDVLLGPGQLYEELRKGGK from the coding sequence ATGAGCCTGCACAAGGAAATCAGCTTCGAGAACGAGATCTGCGATTACCTTGGCGCGGCAGGCTGGATTTACGAGGATGGTGCTGCGGTCCGGTATGATCGCGGGCGGGCGCTCTTTCCTGAAGATTTGCGCGAGTGGCTGAAGGAGACCCAGCCCAAGGTGTGGGAAGCGCTGGAGAAAGCGCATGGAGCCGCCGCCCTTGATGTGCTGGGCGACCGCCTGCGCAAACAGCTCGATGATCGTGGCACCCTCGATGTGCTGCGTCACGGGCTCGAACTCATCGGCGTTCGTGGGCTCGTCAGCCTTGCCCAGTTCGCCCCGGCATCAGGCATGAACCCTGAGATTGTGGCGCGCTATCAGGCCAACCGGGTGCGGGTGATCCGGCAGCTGCGTTATTCACGCGCGAACGAGAACAGCATCGATCTGGGGCTGTTCCTCAACGGCATTCCTGTCTCCACCGCCGAGCTAAAGACGGACTTCACCCAGAGCATCGGCGATGCGATCGACCAATACAAGTTCGACCGGAACCCGAAGAACGAACCTCTGCTGACCTTCGCACGCGGGGCACTCGTGCATTTCGCGGTCTCGAACCGCGAAATCATGATGACCACCAAGCTCGAAGGCGGCAAGACGCGCTTCCTGCCGTTTAACCAGGGCACTGATGGCGGTGCGGGCAATCCGGTCAGCCAGACTGGCCATTCCACCGCCTACCTCTGGGAAGAAGTCTGGCAGCGTGACAGCTGGCTGGAGCTGATCGGCCGCTACATGATCGCCAAGCGCGACAAGAAGAAGCAGATCAGCGCGGTGATCTTCCCGCGCTACCACCAGCTGGATGCCACGCGGAAACTGCGTCAGCAGGTCCGCGCCGAGGGCGCCGGTGGGCGCTTCCTGATCCAGCACAGCGCCGGATCCGGCAAGACCAACTCGATAGCATGGTCTGCGCATTTTCTGGCCGACCTCCATGACGAGGCCGACCAGAAGATCTTCTCCAGCGTGATCGTGGTGTCCGATCGCAACGTAATCGACGCCCAGCTGCAAGAGGCGCTGTTCGAATTCGAGCGCACAAAGGGGGTGGTTGCGACCATTACCAGCGACAGCGGCAGCAAGAGCGCCGCGCTCGCCGATGCTCTTGATGCGGGCAAGAAGATCATCGTCTGCACCATGCAAACCTTCCCCTTTGCCCTTGAAGCGGTTCGCGATCGGGCAGCAACCGATGGCAAGAAATTCGCAGTGATCGCCGATGAGGCGCACAGCAGTCAGGCTGGTGAGACTGCCTCTAAGCTCAAAGCAGTGTTGTCGCCGGAAGAGGTGGCCGAACTCGGAGATGGCGGGGAAATCAGCGCCGAAGACGTTCTTGCAGCCCAGATGACGGCGCGGGCTGCGGATGACGGCGTGACCTATGTCGCCTTCACCGCAACGCCCAAGACCAAGACGATGGAGCTGTTCGGCCGCAAGCCGAATCCGACCGCACCGGCAGGCGAGACCAACAAGCCGGCGCCCTTCCATGTCTATTCGATGCGGCAGGCGATCGAGGAAGGCTTCATCCTCGATGTCCTGAAGAATTACACGCCCTACAGTCTGGCCTTCAAGCTGGCGAGCGAGTCTGAGGAGTGGGATGAACTCGAGGTCGAGCGCAGCGCCGCTGTCAAAGGCATCATGCGCTGGGTGCGCCTGCATCCCTACAACATCGCGCAGAAGGTGCAGATCGTCGTCGAGCACTTCCGCGAGAACGTTGCGCCGCTGCTCGATGGTCAGGCCAAGGCCATGGTTGTGCTGGGCAGCCGGCTCGAAGCTGTGCGCTGGCAGATAGCAGTCGAAAGCTACATCAAGTCGCAGGGCTACCGCATGCGCACGCTGGTCGCTTTCTCCGGCGAGGTGAATGACCCCGATCACAAGGGCGAGACATTCACGGAGGCCAGCGCCAGCCTCAATCCCGGCTTGAACGGCCGGGACATCCGCGCGGCCTTTAACGACGATGATTGCAAGTTGCTGCTGGTGGCGAACAAGTTCCAGACCGGCTTTGATCAGCCCCTGCTGTGCGGGATGTATGTCGATCGCAGACTGGCCGGGATCCAAGCGGTCCAGACGCTATCGCGCCTCAACCGCGCCCACCCCGGCAAGGACACGACCTACATCCTCGACTTCGTGAACAGCTCGGAGGAGATTCTCGCGGCGTTCCGGCAATATTACGAAACCGCCGAGATCGAGGCCGCGACCGATCCCAACCTGGTCTATGATTTACGCCAGAAGCTCGATGGCCAAGGCTACTACGACCAGTTCGAGGTGGACCGGCTTGTGGCGGTCGAACTCGATCCCACCGCGACGCAAGGCCAGTTAATTGCCGCAATCGAGCCGATAGCCCAGCGCATGCTCACGCTCTTCAACAATGCGCGCGATCGCCACAAGGCAGCCACCGAGCGCAAGGATATGTCGGCAGCAGGCGAGGCCAAAGAAGAGATGGATGCGCTGCTGCAGGCGCGCGGCGATATGGCAGCGTTCATCCGGATATACGCGTTCCTGTCGCAGATCTTCGACTACGGCAGCACCGAGATCGAGAAGCGCAACCTGTTCTTCAAGCGGTTGGTTCCGCTACTGCAATTTGGCCGCGAGCGTGAAACCGTGGATCTGTCCGGCGTCAAGCTTACCCACCACAGCTTGAAGGATCAGGGCTCGCGTCAATTGCATCTCAGCGATGACAAGGTGCCCCTCCCCGCCATCACGGGGGTAGGATCGGGATCGGTGCAGGAAAAGGAAAAGGCACTGCTGGCGGAGATCATCGCCAAGGTGAACGACCTGTTCGAGGGCGAGCTTACCGATGGCGATCAACTCGTCTATGTAAACAACGTCATCAAGGGCAAGCTGCTGGAATCCGAAGAGCTTCGCGCCCAAGCCATCAACAATAGCAAAGCGCAGTTCGCCAACTCACCCACGCTCGCCGAAGAGTTGGTCAACGCCATCATCGATGCCATGACCGCGCACGAGACAATGAGCCGCCAAGCCTTGAATTCAGCGAAAGTGCGCGAAGGCCTGCGCGATGTGCTGCTGGGCCCTGGCCAGCTTTACGAGGAACTGCGCAAAGGAGGCAAATAG